A window from Drosophila miranda strain MSH22 chromosome Y unlocalized genomic scaffold, D.miranda_PacBio2.1 Contig_Y2_pilon, whole genome shotgun sequence encodes these proteins:
- the LOC117193017 gene encoding neuropeptide CCHamide-1 receptor-like, whose protein sequence is VIVLAPSQRQLSRKNLPNTCYILSLALADQLVIITTVPLASTIYTVEYWPYGSFLCSLSEFMKDVSIGVSVFTLTALSGDRYFAIVDPLRKLHAHGGGRRATRMTLAIAVSIWLLAIICGLPALIGSNLKYLGINQEKSIVICYPYPDAWGANYAETMVLLHFLVYYAIPLVIIAVFYVLIALHLMYTASVPGEMQGAVRQVRARRKVAVTVLAFVVIFGICFLPYHVFFLWFYYWPTAQEDYNAFWHVLRIAAYCMSFANSCANPVALYFVSGAFRKHFNRYLFCRGANGRRKKRNQANDTFCMRRDTSLTSTASKRYQSRHSCYQSTIRSSRLQETTTAMLPNGPQGQNGAPISAVDLAACQNEATRGYDCLPLNEYGQRTRPLLRQQQSLLN, encoded by the exons GTCATTGTACTTGCACCAAGTCAGCGACAACTGTCTCGCAAAAATTTGCCTAATACTTG CTATATACTTTCGCTGGCCCTGGCGGATCAGTTGGTCATCATCACCACAGTGCCACTGGCATCCACCATCTACACCGTGGAGTACTGGCCTTATGGCAGCTTCTTGTGCAGTCTGTCGGAGTTCATGAAGGATGTATCGATTGGGGTGTCGGTGTTCACACTGACAGCCCTCTCGGGCGATCGGTACTTTGCCATTGTCGATCCATTGCGAAAATTGCATGCTCATG GAGGCGGTCGCCGGGCCACACGCATGACCTTGGCCATAGCGGTTTCCATTTGGCTGTTGGCCATAATCTGCGGTCTCCCAGCCCTCATCGGAAGCAATCTCAAG TATCTTGGCATCAACCAGGAAAAGTCGATTGTGATCTGTTATCCCTATCCGGATGCTTGGGGCGCTAACTACGCCGAGACAATGGTCCTGTTGCACTTCCTGGTCTACTATGCCATACCATTGGTGATTATAGCGGTTTTCTATGTGCTGATTGCCCTGCACTTGATGTACACGGCGAGTGTTCCTGGCGAGATGCAAGGAGCTGTCAGACAG GTTCGAGCGCGTCGCAAAGTCGCTGTGACTGTGCTGGCATTCGTTGTCATCTTTGGCATTTGCTTTCTGCCGTACCACGTCTTCTTCCTCTGGTTCTACTACTG GCCCACTGCCCAGGAGGATTACAATGCATTCTGGCATGTCCTGCGCATCGCCGCTTACTGCATGTCCTTCGCCAACAGCTGTGCCAACCCGGTGGCCCTCTACTTCGTGAGCGGCGCCTTTCGCAAGCATTTCAATAG ATATCTGTTTTGTCGCGGCGCGAACGGACGCCGCAAGAAGCGGAACCAAGCGAACGACACCTTCTGCATGCGCCGGGACACCTCGCTGACCAGCACCGCTTCGAAGCGCTATCAGTCGCGTCATTCCTGCTATCAGAGCACCATCCGCAG CTCCCGACTGCAGGAGACAACGACAGCCATGCTGCCAAATGGGCCCCAGGGCCAGAATGGCGCCCCAATTTCGGCCGTAGACCTTGCCGCTTGCCAGAATGAGGCGACGCGAGGCTACGATTGTTTGCCACTGAACGAGTACGGCCAGCGGACCAGGCCGCTACTAAGGCAGCAGCAGTCTCTATTGAATTAA